One Globicephala melas chromosome 6, mGloMel1.2, whole genome shotgun sequence genomic window carries:
- the SECISBP2 gene encoding selenocysteine insertion sequence-binding protein 2 isoform X2, protein MASEGPREPAGEGIKLSADVKPFVPKFAGLSVAWSEPSEARVFPSCAATTYYPCVQELAVPEQKLYAEDMAFGASTFPPQYLSPEIPLHPYAYSPYTLESSQNVCPVPGSQYDYNQPGCFGGFQTVKPRNEHVCPLPQDTKALFKKKTCDEQKFDTKKTDGPISSDLKSVKSSPRMSIHAENSLKSDGYYKRTDRKSRIIEKSGSASKPEFEFTRLDFPELQGRENSEIPEIQKQLKWGPLRSASTDVSLLREVGKPAAVLAEGETVVKNNNRTGSVTDNAATSPSSCTRELSWTPMGYVVRQTLSTELSPAPKNVTSMINLKMVASSADPKNGSMSSSEVLSSEPSYKEKHVVHPTKKSRASQGDDPEQNEASRKNKKKKEKSKSKYEVLTVQEPPRIENNFKSSGKKSQIPVQLDLGGMLTALEKKQHSQNAKQSSKPVVFSVGAVPVLSKDSMSGKKGHRFGQVKTPHNPLDSSAPLMKKGKQREVPKAKKPTSLKKIILKERQERKQQRLQENAVSPAFASDDVQDGESGGDDQALGQPDPSGGTEELVSCASVAESKSEDQLGAEPQKEVDACPKIHSRRFRDYCSQMLSKEVDACVTDLLKELVRFQDRMYQKDPVKAKTKRRLVLGLREVLKHLKLKKLKCVIISPNCEKIQSKGGLDDTLHTIIDYACEQNIPFVFALNRKALGRSLNKAVPVSVVGIFSYDGAQDQFHKMVELTMAARQAYRTMLENAHWELPGEPGPLAPASPPTQGPSCSAENRPLAPAGKEEPHYIEIWRNHLEAYTRRALELEESLEASTSQMMNLNL, encoded by the exons GGCATCAAGTTGTCAGCAGATGTCAAACCATTTGTCCCTAAATTTGCTGGGCTCAGTGTGGCATGGTCAGAGCCTTCAGAAGCACGCGTTTTTCCCAGCTGTGCAGCCACGACATACTATCCATGTGTCCAGGAACTAGCAGTGCCTGA ACAGAAACTCTATGCCGAAGATATGGCTTTTGGAGCTTCAACTTTTCCACCTCAGTATTTATCTCCTGAGATCCCTCTTCATCCATATGCCTATTCTCCTTACACCCTGGAGTCGTCACAAAATGTTTGCCCAGTGCCTGGCTCCCAGTATGATTACAACCAACCCGGTTGTTTCGGAGGTTTTCAAACCGTGAAGCCACGAAACGAGCACGTGTGCCCTCTCCCGCAAGACACAAAAGCTCTGTTTAAG AAGAAAACCTGTGATGAGCAGAAGTTTGACACTAAGAAGACTGATGGACCTATATCATCTGATCTAAAATCAGTTAAAAGTTCACCTCGTATGTCCATTCATGCTGagaatagtttgaaatcag ATGGTTATTATAAACGAACAGACAGGAAATCCAGAATCATTGAAAAAAGTGGATCTGCCTCCAAACCTGAGTTTGAATTTACCAGGTTGGATTTTCCTGAACTGCAGGGTCGAGAGAACAGTGAGATACCAGAGATACAAAAGCAGCTCAAGTGGGGGCCTTTACGCTCTGCCTCTACTGATGTTTCTCTTCTAAGAGAAGTGGGGAAACCTGCTGCAGTGTTAGCAGAG GGTGAAACAGTGGTGAAGAATAATAATCGGACCGGATCTGTAACTGATAATGCTGCTACCAGTCCCTCTTCATGTACAAGAG AATTATCTTGGACACCAATGGGTTATGTTGTTCGGCAGACATTATCTACAGAACTGTCACCAGCCCCTAAAAATGTTACTTCCATGATAAACCTAAAGATGGTTGCTTCATCAGCAGATCCTAAAAATGGTAGTATGTCATCTTCTGAAGTTTTATCTTCGGAGCCTTCGTACAAAGAGAAACATGTTGTCCATCCTACTAAAAAG tCCAGAGCATCACAAGGTGACGATCCTGAGCAAAACGAAGCCTcaaggaagaataagaaaaagaaagaaaagtctaaaTCAAAATATGAAGTCCTGACAGTTCAAGAGCCACCAAGGATTgaa aataattttaaaagtagtgGAAAGAAGAGCCAAATTCCAGTACAGTTGGATTTGGGAGGAATGCTAACCGCATTGGAAAAGAAGCAGCACTCCCAGAATGCAAAGCAGTCCTCCAAACCAGTGGTGTTCTCAG TCGGGGCGGTGCCCGTCCTCTCCAAAGACTCCATGTCAGGGAAGAAGGGCCACCGCTTTGGCCAGGTGAAGACCCCGCACAACCCGTTAGACTCCAGCGCCCCCCTGATGAAGAAGGGGAAGCAGAGGGAGGTCCCCAAGGCCAAGAAGCCAACCTCGTTGAAGAAG attattttgaaagAGCGGCAGGAGAGAAAGCAACAGCGTCTCCAAGAAAATGCTGTGAGCCCAGCTTTTGCCAGTGACGATGTGCAAGATGGAGAGAGCGGTGGTGACGACCAGGCCCTCGGGCAGCCTGACCCCTCAG GGGGAACAGAAGAGTTGGTGTCCTGTGCTTCTGTGGCAGAGAGCAAGTCGGAAGACCAGCTGGGAGCTGAGCCCCAGAAGGAGGTGGACGCCTGCCCCAAGATCCACAGCCGGCGGTTCAGGGA CTACTGCAGCCAGATGCTCAGTAAAGAAGTTGACGCTTGTGTTACGGACCTGCTGAAAGAGCTGGTTCGTTTCCAAGATCGTATGTACCAGAAAGATCCAGTCAAGGCTAAGACCAAACGCCGACTTGTGTTGGGGCTGAGGGAAGTTCTCAAACATCTGAAGCTCAAAAAGTTGAAATGCGTCATCATCTCCCCCAACTGTGAGAAGATACAGTCGAAAG GTGGGCTGGACGATACCCTGCACACTATCATTGACTACGCCTGTGAGCAGAACATCCCCTTTGTGTTTGCTCTCAACCGCAAAGCTCTGGGGCGCAGTCTGAACAAGGCTGTTCCTGTCAGCGTGGTGGGGATCTTTAGCTACGACGGGGCCCAG GACCAGTTCCACAAGATGGTCGAGCTGACGATGGCGGCCCGGCAGGCGTACAGGACCATGCTGGAGAATGCGCACTGGGAGCTGCCGGGAGAGCCTGGGCCCCTTGCACCCGCTAGCCCGCCCACGCAGggccccagctgctctgcagagaACAGACCCCTGGCCCCTGCCGGAAAAGAGGAGCCACACTACA TTGAAATCTGGAGAAACCATCTGGAAGCATACACTCGACGTGCCCTGGAACTGGAGGAATCGCTGGAGGCTTCGACCTCTCAGATGATGAACTTGAATTTATAA
- the SECISBP2 gene encoding selenocysteine insertion sequence-binding protein 2 isoform X1 gives MASEGPREPAGEGIKLSADVKPFVPKFAGLSVAWSEPSEARVFPSCAATTYYPCVQELAVPEQKLYAEDMAFGASTFPPQYLSPEIPLHPYAYSPYTLESSQNVCPVPGSQYDYNQPGCFGGFQTVKPRNEHVCPLPQDTKALFKKKTCDEQKFDTKKTDGPISSDLKSVKSSPRMSIHAENSLKSDGYYKRTDRKSRIIEKSGSASKPEFEFTRLDFPELQGRENSEIPEIQKQLKWGPLRSASTDVSLLREVGKPAAVLAEGETVVKNNNRTGSVTDNAATSPSSCTRELSWTPMGYVVRQTLSTELSPAPKNVTSMINLKMVASSADPKNGSMSSSEVLSSEPSYKEKHVVHPTKKSRASQGDDPEQNEASRKNKKKKEKSKSKYEVLTVQEPPRIEDAEEFPNLAVASERRDRVESPKFQSKQQPQNNFKSSGKKSQIPVQLDLGGMLTALEKKQHSQNAKQSSKPVVFSVGAVPVLSKDSMSGKKGHRFGQVKTPHNPLDSSAPLMKKGKQREVPKAKKPTSLKKIILKERQERKQQRLQENAVSPAFASDDVQDGESGGDDQALGQPDPSGGTEELVSCASVAESKSEDQLGAEPQKEVDACPKIHSRRFRDYCSQMLSKEVDACVTDLLKELVRFQDRMYQKDPVKAKTKRRLVLGLREVLKHLKLKKLKCVIISPNCEKIQSKGGLDDTLHTIIDYACEQNIPFVFALNRKALGRSLNKAVPVSVVGIFSYDGAQDQFHKMVELTMAARQAYRTMLENAHWELPGEPGPLAPASPPTQGPSCSAENRPLAPAGKEEPHYIEIWRNHLEAYTRRALELEESLEASTSQMMNLNL, from the exons GGCATCAAGTTGTCAGCAGATGTCAAACCATTTGTCCCTAAATTTGCTGGGCTCAGTGTGGCATGGTCAGAGCCTTCAGAAGCACGCGTTTTTCCCAGCTGTGCAGCCACGACATACTATCCATGTGTCCAGGAACTAGCAGTGCCTGA ACAGAAACTCTATGCCGAAGATATGGCTTTTGGAGCTTCAACTTTTCCACCTCAGTATTTATCTCCTGAGATCCCTCTTCATCCATATGCCTATTCTCCTTACACCCTGGAGTCGTCACAAAATGTTTGCCCAGTGCCTGGCTCCCAGTATGATTACAACCAACCCGGTTGTTTCGGAGGTTTTCAAACCGTGAAGCCACGAAACGAGCACGTGTGCCCTCTCCCGCAAGACACAAAAGCTCTGTTTAAG AAGAAAACCTGTGATGAGCAGAAGTTTGACACTAAGAAGACTGATGGACCTATATCATCTGATCTAAAATCAGTTAAAAGTTCACCTCGTATGTCCATTCATGCTGagaatagtttgaaatcag ATGGTTATTATAAACGAACAGACAGGAAATCCAGAATCATTGAAAAAAGTGGATCTGCCTCCAAACCTGAGTTTGAATTTACCAGGTTGGATTTTCCTGAACTGCAGGGTCGAGAGAACAGTGAGATACCAGAGATACAAAAGCAGCTCAAGTGGGGGCCTTTACGCTCTGCCTCTACTGATGTTTCTCTTCTAAGAGAAGTGGGGAAACCTGCTGCAGTGTTAGCAGAG GGTGAAACAGTGGTGAAGAATAATAATCGGACCGGATCTGTAACTGATAATGCTGCTACCAGTCCCTCTTCATGTACAAGAG AATTATCTTGGACACCAATGGGTTATGTTGTTCGGCAGACATTATCTACAGAACTGTCACCAGCCCCTAAAAATGTTACTTCCATGATAAACCTAAAGATGGTTGCTTCATCAGCAGATCCTAAAAATGGTAGTATGTCATCTTCTGAAGTTTTATCTTCGGAGCCTTCGTACAAAGAGAAACATGTTGTCCATCCTACTAAAAAG tCCAGAGCATCACAAGGTGACGATCCTGAGCAAAACGAAGCCTcaaggaagaataagaaaaagaaagaaaagtctaaaTCAAAATATGAAGTCCTGACAGTTCAAGAGCCACCAAGGATTgaa GATGCCGAGGAGTTTCCCAATCTGGCAGTTGCATCTGAAAGAAGAGACAGAGTAGAGTCACCGAAATTTCAGTCTAAACAGCAGCCACAG aataattttaaaagtagtgGAAAGAAGAGCCAAATTCCAGTACAGTTGGATTTGGGAGGAATGCTAACCGCATTGGAAAAGAAGCAGCACTCCCAGAATGCAAAGCAGTCCTCCAAACCAGTGGTGTTCTCAG TCGGGGCGGTGCCCGTCCTCTCCAAAGACTCCATGTCAGGGAAGAAGGGCCACCGCTTTGGCCAGGTGAAGACCCCGCACAACCCGTTAGACTCCAGCGCCCCCCTGATGAAGAAGGGGAAGCAGAGGGAGGTCCCCAAGGCCAAGAAGCCAACCTCGTTGAAGAAG attattttgaaagAGCGGCAGGAGAGAAAGCAACAGCGTCTCCAAGAAAATGCTGTGAGCCCAGCTTTTGCCAGTGACGATGTGCAAGATGGAGAGAGCGGTGGTGACGACCAGGCCCTCGGGCAGCCTGACCCCTCAG GGGGAACAGAAGAGTTGGTGTCCTGTGCTTCTGTGGCAGAGAGCAAGTCGGAAGACCAGCTGGGAGCTGAGCCCCAGAAGGAGGTGGACGCCTGCCCCAAGATCCACAGCCGGCGGTTCAGGGA CTACTGCAGCCAGATGCTCAGTAAAGAAGTTGACGCTTGTGTTACGGACCTGCTGAAAGAGCTGGTTCGTTTCCAAGATCGTATGTACCAGAAAGATCCAGTCAAGGCTAAGACCAAACGCCGACTTGTGTTGGGGCTGAGGGAAGTTCTCAAACATCTGAAGCTCAAAAAGTTGAAATGCGTCATCATCTCCCCCAACTGTGAGAAGATACAGTCGAAAG GTGGGCTGGACGATACCCTGCACACTATCATTGACTACGCCTGTGAGCAGAACATCCCCTTTGTGTTTGCTCTCAACCGCAAAGCTCTGGGGCGCAGTCTGAACAAGGCTGTTCCTGTCAGCGTGGTGGGGATCTTTAGCTACGACGGGGCCCAG GACCAGTTCCACAAGATGGTCGAGCTGACGATGGCGGCCCGGCAGGCGTACAGGACCATGCTGGAGAATGCGCACTGGGAGCTGCCGGGAGAGCCTGGGCCCCTTGCACCCGCTAGCCCGCCCACGCAGggccccagctgctctgcagagaACAGACCCCTGGCCCCTGCCGGAAAAGAGGAGCCACACTACA TTGAAATCTGGAGAAACCATCTGGAAGCATACACTCGACGTGCCCTGGAACTGGAGGAATCGCTGGAGGCTTCGACCTCTCAGATGATGAACTTGAATTTATAA
- the SECISBP2 gene encoding selenocysteine insertion sequence-binding protein 2 isoform X3, which yields MASEGPREPAGEGIKLSADVKPFVPKFAGLSVAWSEPSEARVFPSCAATTYYPCVQELAVPEQKLYAEDMAFGASTFPPQYLSPEIPLHPYAYSPYTLESSQNVCPVPGSQYDYNQPGCFGGFQTVKPRNEHVCPLPQDTKALFKKKTCDEQKFDTKKTDGPISSDLKSVKSSPRMSIHAENSLKSDGYYKRTDRKSRIIEKSGSASKPEFEFTRLDFPELQGRENSEIPEIQKQLKWGPLRSASTDVSLLREVGKPAAVLAEGETVVKNNNRTGSVTDNAATSPSSCTRADPKNGSMSSSEVLSSEPSYKEKHVVHPTKKSRASQGDDPEQNEASRKNKKKKEKSKSKYEVLTVQEPPRIEDAEEFPNLAVASERRDRVESPKFQSKQQPQNNFKSSGKKSQIPVQLDLGGMLTALEKKQHSQNAKQSSKPVVFSVGAVPVLSKDSMSGKKGHRFGQVKTPHNPLDSSAPLMKKGKQREVPKAKKPTSLKKIILKERQERKQQRLQENAVSPAFASDDVQDGESGGDDQALGQPDPSGGTEELVSCASVAESKSEDQLGAEPQKEVDACPKIHSRRFRDYCSQMLSKEVDACVTDLLKELVRFQDRMYQKDPVKAKTKRRLVLGLREVLKHLKLKKLKCVIISPNCEKIQSKGGLDDTLHTIIDYACEQNIPFVFALNRKALGRSLNKAVPVSVVGIFSYDGAQDQFHKMVELTMAARQAYRTMLENAHWELPGEPGPLAPASPPTQGPSCSAENRPLAPAGKEEPHYIEIWRNHLEAYTRRALELEESLEASTSQMMNLNL from the exons GGCATCAAGTTGTCAGCAGATGTCAAACCATTTGTCCCTAAATTTGCTGGGCTCAGTGTGGCATGGTCAGAGCCTTCAGAAGCACGCGTTTTTCCCAGCTGTGCAGCCACGACATACTATCCATGTGTCCAGGAACTAGCAGTGCCTGA ACAGAAACTCTATGCCGAAGATATGGCTTTTGGAGCTTCAACTTTTCCACCTCAGTATTTATCTCCTGAGATCCCTCTTCATCCATATGCCTATTCTCCTTACACCCTGGAGTCGTCACAAAATGTTTGCCCAGTGCCTGGCTCCCAGTATGATTACAACCAACCCGGTTGTTTCGGAGGTTTTCAAACCGTGAAGCCACGAAACGAGCACGTGTGCCCTCTCCCGCAAGACACAAAAGCTCTGTTTAAG AAGAAAACCTGTGATGAGCAGAAGTTTGACACTAAGAAGACTGATGGACCTATATCATCTGATCTAAAATCAGTTAAAAGTTCACCTCGTATGTCCATTCATGCTGagaatagtttgaaatcag ATGGTTATTATAAACGAACAGACAGGAAATCCAGAATCATTGAAAAAAGTGGATCTGCCTCCAAACCTGAGTTTGAATTTACCAGGTTGGATTTTCCTGAACTGCAGGGTCGAGAGAACAGTGAGATACCAGAGATACAAAAGCAGCTCAAGTGGGGGCCTTTACGCTCTGCCTCTACTGATGTTTCTCTTCTAAGAGAAGTGGGGAAACCTGCTGCAGTGTTAGCAGAG GGTGAAACAGTGGTGAAGAATAATAATCGGACCGGATCTGTAACTGATAATGCTGCTACCAGTCCCTCTTCATGTACAAGAG CAGATCCTAAAAATGGTAGTATGTCATCTTCTGAAGTTTTATCTTCGGAGCCTTCGTACAAAGAGAAACATGTTGTCCATCCTACTAAAAAG tCCAGAGCATCACAAGGTGACGATCCTGAGCAAAACGAAGCCTcaaggaagaataagaaaaagaaagaaaagtctaaaTCAAAATATGAAGTCCTGACAGTTCAAGAGCCACCAAGGATTgaa GATGCCGAGGAGTTTCCCAATCTGGCAGTTGCATCTGAAAGAAGAGACAGAGTAGAGTCACCGAAATTTCAGTCTAAACAGCAGCCACAG aataattttaaaagtagtgGAAAGAAGAGCCAAATTCCAGTACAGTTGGATTTGGGAGGAATGCTAACCGCATTGGAAAAGAAGCAGCACTCCCAGAATGCAAAGCAGTCCTCCAAACCAGTGGTGTTCTCAG TCGGGGCGGTGCCCGTCCTCTCCAAAGACTCCATGTCAGGGAAGAAGGGCCACCGCTTTGGCCAGGTGAAGACCCCGCACAACCCGTTAGACTCCAGCGCCCCCCTGATGAAGAAGGGGAAGCAGAGGGAGGTCCCCAAGGCCAAGAAGCCAACCTCGTTGAAGAAG attattttgaaagAGCGGCAGGAGAGAAAGCAACAGCGTCTCCAAGAAAATGCTGTGAGCCCAGCTTTTGCCAGTGACGATGTGCAAGATGGAGAGAGCGGTGGTGACGACCAGGCCCTCGGGCAGCCTGACCCCTCAG GGGGAACAGAAGAGTTGGTGTCCTGTGCTTCTGTGGCAGAGAGCAAGTCGGAAGACCAGCTGGGAGCTGAGCCCCAGAAGGAGGTGGACGCCTGCCCCAAGATCCACAGCCGGCGGTTCAGGGA CTACTGCAGCCAGATGCTCAGTAAAGAAGTTGACGCTTGTGTTACGGACCTGCTGAAAGAGCTGGTTCGTTTCCAAGATCGTATGTACCAGAAAGATCCAGTCAAGGCTAAGACCAAACGCCGACTTGTGTTGGGGCTGAGGGAAGTTCTCAAACATCTGAAGCTCAAAAAGTTGAAATGCGTCATCATCTCCCCCAACTGTGAGAAGATACAGTCGAAAG GTGGGCTGGACGATACCCTGCACACTATCATTGACTACGCCTGTGAGCAGAACATCCCCTTTGTGTTTGCTCTCAACCGCAAAGCTCTGGGGCGCAGTCTGAACAAGGCTGTTCCTGTCAGCGTGGTGGGGATCTTTAGCTACGACGGGGCCCAG GACCAGTTCCACAAGATGGTCGAGCTGACGATGGCGGCCCGGCAGGCGTACAGGACCATGCTGGAGAATGCGCACTGGGAGCTGCCGGGAGAGCCTGGGCCCCTTGCACCCGCTAGCCCGCCCACGCAGggccccagctgctctgcagagaACAGACCCCTGGCCCCTGCCGGAAAAGAGGAGCCACACTACA TTGAAATCTGGAGAAACCATCTGGAAGCATACACTCGACGTGCCCTGGAACTGGAGGAATCGCTGGAGGCTTCGACCTCTCAGATGATGAACTTGAATTTATAA
- the SECISBP2 gene encoding selenocysteine insertion sequence-binding protein 2 isoform X7 gives MASEGPREPAGEGIKLSADVKPFVPKFAGLSVAWSEPSEARVFPSCAATTYYPCVQELAVPEQKLYAEDMAFGASTFPPQYLSPEIPLHPYAYSPYTLESSQNVCPVPGSQYDYNQPGCFGGFQTVKPRNEHVCPLPQDTKALFKKKTCDEQKFDTKKTDGPISSDLKSVKSSPRMSIHAENSLKSDGYYKRTDRKSRIIEKSGSASKPEFEFTRLDFPELQGRENSEIPEIQKQLKWGPLRSASTDVSLLREVGKPAAVLAEGETVVKNNNRTGSVTDNAATSPSSCTRDPKNGSMSSSEVLSSEPSYKEKHVVHPTKKSRASQGDDPEQNEASRKNKKKKEKSKSKYEVLTVQEPPRIENNFKSSGKKSQIPVQLDLGGMLTALEKKQHSQNAKQSSKPVVFSVGAVPVLSKDSMSGKKGHRFGQVKTPHNPLDSSAPLMKKGKQREVPKAKKPTSLKKIILKERQERKQQRLQENAVSPAFASDDVQDGESGGDDQALGQPDPSGGTEELVSCASVAESKSEDQLGAEPQKEVDACPKIHSRRFRDYCSQMLSKEVDACVTDLLKELVRFQDRMYQKDPVKAKTKRRLVLGLREVLKHLKLKKLKCVIISPNCEKIQSKGGLDDTLHTIIDYACEQNIPFVFALNRKALGRSLNKAVPVSVVGIFSYDGAQDQFHKMVELTMAARQAYRTMLENAHWELPGEPGPLAPASPPTQGPSCSAENRPLAPAGKEEPHYIEIWRNHLEAYTRRALELEESLEASTSQMMNLNL, from the exons GGCATCAAGTTGTCAGCAGATGTCAAACCATTTGTCCCTAAATTTGCTGGGCTCAGTGTGGCATGGTCAGAGCCTTCAGAAGCACGCGTTTTTCCCAGCTGTGCAGCCACGACATACTATCCATGTGTCCAGGAACTAGCAGTGCCTGA ACAGAAACTCTATGCCGAAGATATGGCTTTTGGAGCTTCAACTTTTCCACCTCAGTATTTATCTCCTGAGATCCCTCTTCATCCATATGCCTATTCTCCTTACACCCTGGAGTCGTCACAAAATGTTTGCCCAGTGCCTGGCTCCCAGTATGATTACAACCAACCCGGTTGTTTCGGAGGTTTTCAAACCGTGAAGCCACGAAACGAGCACGTGTGCCCTCTCCCGCAAGACACAAAAGCTCTGTTTAAG AAGAAAACCTGTGATGAGCAGAAGTTTGACACTAAGAAGACTGATGGACCTATATCATCTGATCTAAAATCAGTTAAAAGTTCACCTCGTATGTCCATTCATGCTGagaatagtttgaaatcag ATGGTTATTATAAACGAACAGACAGGAAATCCAGAATCATTGAAAAAAGTGGATCTGCCTCCAAACCTGAGTTTGAATTTACCAGGTTGGATTTTCCTGAACTGCAGGGTCGAGAGAACAGTGAGATACCAGAGATACAAAAGCAGCTCAAGTGGGGGCCTTTACGCTCTGCCTCTACTGATGTTTCTCTTCTAAGAGAAGTGGGGAAACCTGCTGCAGTGTTAGCAGAG GGTGAAACAGTGGTGAAGAATAATAATCGGACCGGATCTGTAACTGATAATGCTGCTACCAGTCCCTCTTCATGTACAAGAG ATCCTAAAAATGGTAGTATGTCATCTTCTGAAGTTTTATCTTCGGAGCCTTCGTACAAAGAGAAACATGTTGTCCATCCTACTAAAAAG tCCAGAGCATCACAAGGTGACGATCCTGAGCAAAACGAAGCCTcaaggaagaataagaaaaagaaagaaaagtctaaaTCAAAATATGAAGTCCTGACAGTTCAAGAGCCACCAAGGATTgaa aataattttaaaagtagtgGAAAGAAGAGCCAAATTCCAGTACAGTTGGATTTGGGAGGAATGCTAACCGCATTGGAAAAGAAGCAGCACTCCCAGAATGCAAAGCAGTCCTCCAAACCAGTGGTGTTCTCAG TCGGGGCGGTGCCCGTCCTCTCCAAAGACTCCATGTCAGGGAAGAAGGGCCACCGCTTTGGCCAGGTGAAGACCCCGCACAACCCGTTAGACTCCAGCGCCCCCCTGATGAAGAAGGGGAAGCAGAGGGAGGTCCCCAAGGCCAAGAAGCCAACCTCGTTGAAGAAG attattttgaaagAGCGGCAGGAGAGAAAGCAACAGCGTCTCCAAGAAAATGCTGTGAGCCCAGCTTTTGCCAGTGACGATGTGCAAGATGGAGAGAGCGGTGGTGACGACCAGGCCCTCGGGCAGCCTGACCCCTCAG GGGGAACAGAAGAGTTGGTGTCCTGTGCTTCTGTGGCAGAGAGCAAGTCGGAAGACCAGCTGGGAGCTGAGCCCCAGAAGGAGGTGGACGCCTGCCCCAAGATCCACAGCCGGCGGTTCAGGGA CTACTGCAGCCAGATGCTCAGTAAAGAAGTTGACGCTTGTGTTACGGACCTGCTGAAAGAGCTGGTTCGTTTCCAAGATCGTATGTACCAGAAAGATCCAGTCAAGGCTAAGACCAAACGCCGACTTGTGTTGGGGCTGAGGGAAGTTCTCAAACATCTGAAGCTCAAAAAGTTGAAATGCGTCATCATCTCCCCCAACTGTGAGAAGATACAGTCGAAAG GTGGGCTGGACGATACCCTGCACACTATCATTGACTACGCCTGTGAGCAGAACATCCCCTTTGTGTTTGCTCTCAACCGCAAAGCTCTGGGGCGCAGTCTGAACAAGGCTGTTCCTGTCAGCGTGGTGGGGATCTTTAGCTACGACGGGGCCCAG GACCAGTTCCACAAGATGGTCGAGCTGACGATGGCGGCCCGGCAGGCGTACAGGACCATGCTGGAGAATGCGCACTGGGAGCTGCCGGGAGAGCCTGGGCCCCTTGCACCCGCTAGCCCGCCCACGCAGggccccagctgctctgcagagaACAGACCCCTGGCCCCTGCCGGAAAAGAGGAGCCACACTACA TTGAAATCTGGAGAAACCATCTGGAAGCATACACTCGACGTGCCCTGGAACTGGAGGAATCGCTGGAGGCTTCGACCTCTCAGATGATGAACTTGAATTTATAA